In Mus musculus strain C57BL/6J chromosome 1, GRCm38.p6 C57BL/6J, a single genomic region encodes these proteins:
- the 2810459M11Rik gene encoding uncharacterized protein C2orf72 homolog isoform 1 (isoform 1 is encoded by transcript variant 1) — protein MESELEALAPRPASPAEPPFQALVEAAGGRGQVLLVGELWEREQSRALLRDFAGAVFPPESAPGKPGCAEAESAGTAAATESHGAPGAKAERAIRSPLVFVLCRVGSLTSRESRRRLREMLRDVRDRRCEGAALVGVLVADTGADDARAPELQLLETLLRTVFGRQVGGPVQAAAFRPGCPASSLAVQEAACRALQAAGPGRPAEGAWERPARTGLLTCFSWGPRRQRKNRGVTSSQGPAQEHLQFSEEELALTPVFPNGDCEDRGNGSRAQDGGVHIPPDPPEDTR, from the exons ATGGAGAGCGAGCTGGAGGCGCTGGCCCCGCGGCCCGCGAGCCCGGCGGAGCCACCCTTCCAGGCGTTGGTGGAGGCGGCGGGTGGCCGCGGGCAGGTGCTGCTGGTGGGCGAGCTGTGGGAGCGCGAGCAGAGCCGCGCGCTGCTGAGGGACTTCGCCGGTGCCGTGTTCCCGCCGGAGTCCGCGCCGGGCAAGCCGGGCTGCGCAGAGGCCGAGAGCGCGGGCACCGCGGCGGCCACCGAGTCGCACGGGGCTCCGGGGGCGAAGGCGGAGCGAGCCATTCGCTCGCCGCTCGTTTTCGTGCTGTGCCGCGTCGGATCGCTGACCTCCCGGGAGTCGCGGCGCCGCCTGCGGGAGATGCTGCGGGACGTGCGCGACCGGAGGTGTGAGGGCGCCGCGCTGGTCGGAGTGCTGGTGGCCGACACGGGTGCGGATGACGCGAGGGCGCCCGAACTGCAGCTGCTCGAGACGCTGCTGCGCACGGTGTTCGGCCGCCAGGTCGGGGGCCCGGTGCAAGCAGCAGCCTTTCGTCCCGGCTGTCCCGCCTCCAGCCTGGCGGTCCAGGAGGCGGCCTGCAGAGCCCTGCAAGCTGCGGGGCCGGGACGACCAG caGAAGGTGCCTGGGAAAGACCTGCCCGCACTGGCCTACTGACTTGCTTCTCCTGGGGTCCTCGGAGGCAGAGGAAGAACCGAGGTGTCACCTCCTCTCAAGGCCCAGCTCAAG AACACCTCCAGTTCTCGGAAGAGGAGCTTGCACTGACACCTGTATTTCCCAATGGAGACTGTGAAGACCGTGGAAATGGATCTAGAGCCCAGGATGGTGGTGTCCACATCCCACCTGACCCCCCAGAGGACACAAGATGA
- the 2810459M11Rik gene encoding uncharacterized protein C2orf72 homolog isoform 2 (isoform 2 is encoded by transcript variant 2) gives MESELEALAPRPASPAEPPFQALVEAAGGRGQVLLVGELWEREQSRALLRDFAGAVFPPESAPGKPGCAEAESAGTAAATESHGAPGAKAERAIRSPLVFVLCRVGSLTSRESRRRLREMLRDVRDRRCEGAALVGVLVADTGADDARAPELQLLETLLRTVFGRQVGGPVQAAAFRPGCPASSLAVQEAACRALQAAGPGRPEGAWERPARTGLLTCFSWGPRRQRKNRGVTSSQGPAQEHLQFSEEELALTPVFPNGDCEDRGNGSRAQDGGVHIPPDPPEDTR, from the exons ATGGAGAGCGAGCTGGAGGCGCTGGCCCCGCGGCCCGCGAGCCCGGCGGAGCCACCCTTCCAGGCGTTGGTGGAGGCGGCGGGTGGCCGCGGGCAGGTGCTGCTGGTGGGCGAGCTGTGGGAGCGCGAGCAGAGCCGCGCGCTGCTGAGGGACTTCGCCGGTGCCGTGTTCCCGCCGGAGTCCGCGCCGGGCAAGCCGGGCTGCGCAGAGGCCGAGAGCGCGGGCACCGCGGCGGCCACCGAGTCGCACGGGGCTCCGGGGGCGAAGGCGGAGCGAGCCATTCGCTCGCCGCTCGTTTTCGTGCTGTGCCGCGTCGGATCGCTGACCTCCCGGGAGTCGCGGCGCCGCCTGCGGGAGATGCTGCGGGACGTGCGCGACCGGAGGTGTGAGGGCGCCGCGCTGGTCGGAGTGCTGGTGGCCGACACGGGTGCGGATGACGCGAGGGCGCCCGAACTGCAGCTGCTCGAGACGCTGCTGCGCACGGTGTTCGGCCGCCAGGTCGGGGGCCCGGTGCAAGCAGCAGCCTTTCGTCCCGGCTGTCCCGCCTCCAGCCTGGCGGTCCAGGAGGCGGCCTGCAGAGCCCTGCAAGCTGCGGGGCCGGGACGACCAG AAGGTGCCTGGGAAAGACCTGCCCGCACTGGCCTACTGACTTGCTTCTCCTGGGGTCCTCGGAGGCAGAGGAAGAACCGAGGTGTCACCTCCTCTCAAGGCCCAGCTCAAG AACACCTCCAGTTCTCGGAAGAGGAGCTTGCACTGACACCTGTATTTCCCAATGGAGACTGTGAAGACCGTGGAAATGGATCTAGAGCCCAGGATGGTGGTGTCCACATCCCACCTGACCCCCCAGAGGACACAAGATGA